One window of Flavobacterium dauae genomic DNA carries:
- a CDS encoding DUF5606 family protein yields the protein MSVEKVLAISGKPGLYELKIQTRSGFIAESLIDGKKLTVGLRSNVSLLSEISIYTETDELKLFEVFARIAKKENNGASLDHKASNDELLAYFGEVIPDFDRDRVYVSDIKKVLNWYNILQKANYITALNTQAITTTGTVTINNEPAIEEAVVVETDDTAVEKPKRGRKKKTENEE from the coding sequence ATGAGCGTAGAAAAAGTTTTAGCTATATCTGGAAAACCAGGATTGTACGAATTAAAAATCCAAACAAGATCAGGATTTATTGCAGAATCACTAATCGATGGTAAAAAACTAACCGTTGGTTTAAGAAGTAATGTTAGTTTATTGTCAGAAATTTCTATTTATACAGAAACAGACGAACTAAAATTATTTGAAGTTTTTGCACGTATTGCAAAGAAAGAAAATAACGGAGCATCATTAGATCATAAAGCATCAAATGATGAGTTGTTAGCTTATTTTGGTGAAGTTATTCCAGATTTCGATCGTGACCGTGTATATGTTTCAGACATTAAAAAGGTATTAAACTGGTATAACATTTTACAAAAAGCAAATTATATAACAGCATTAAACACACAGGCAATTACAACTACAGGAACAGTAACCATTAACAACGAACCTGCAATAGAAGAAGCTGTAGTGGTAGAAACAGACGACACTGCGGTTGAAAAGCCAAAACGTGGAAGAAAGAAAAAAACAGAAAACGAAGAATAA
- a CDS encoding FUSC family protein produces MFDKFILKFGDNQFYNAIKITFTAIVSFFIFYSSAGATAAFTVTLGALLCAPIDISSNFKHKVIGLLMVSVLIPLISFILTYTYNYFLIFAPVFCLLVFFSAFISLYGHRANLLSFTLLLTISLSFIHHDKPEILLTNCIYLLLGGLFYTFVSILFYFIKPNRYINLEVAECIEITGDYLDLRAQLWQKDTDREKINRQMLEKQVRINELHEHIREYLVYNKARTLNSNNNRKLLVALSSLVEILELAMANTFNHQEFIDFFKNDESVLGEYRTLAKNFSITLKQLSFSIKTNRKYHSKMSLVNDFKRLKLRMNEFIENQNISVYDENAVNVSNLLFYADKQVEKIKGLERVYKERVNADELRGKYRDLEKFFTPEHYRLKTLTAHLNFKSATFRYSLRLTLTMLIGLIVGKIFDFQNAYWILLTIVVIMRPGYGLTKQRSTHRIIGTVIGGILGITALILIDSNVVLSILAIIAMLLGYWFSGIDYKVGVTFVTLYVILIYGLLTNNAESHLVFRILDTSIGALLAFFATRFVWPTWELYSVNTYLEKSLRVIKLYIIEVKYYYIKKGEPTTSYKLARKNAFIEVGNLMASFQRMIQEPRTKQINRAELYELTVLNQTLVSSAASIGTYIQFHKTTEASNAFKLVMDYINNNLSQALHNLDFEAEITDDTEEDFKISMGQLKAIRRQEVEKMDIDDQSKIQKLEESQLIIDQLIWMSNLSEKIAKLTLKMK; encoded by the coding sequence ATGTTTGATAAATTTATCTTGAAATTTGGTGACAATCAGTTTTATAACGCTATTAAAATAACGTTTACTGCCATTGTTTCGTTTTTTATTTTTTACAGTTCTGCTGGGGCTACTGCCGCTTTTACCGTTACTTTAGGTGCGTTGTTGTGTGCACCGATTGATATTTCGAGTAATTTTAAACATAAAGTAATTGGTTTGTTAATGGTATCGGTTCTAATTCCTTTAATATCTTTTATATTAACCTACACTTATAATTATTTTTTAATATTTGCCCCGGTTTTTTGTTTATTAGTATTTTTTTCGGCTTTTATTTCGCTCTACGGGCATCGTGCCAATTTACTGTCATTCACTTTGTTATTAACCATAAGTTTATCGTTTATCCATCACGATAAGCCTGAAATTTTATTAACCAACTGTATCTATTTATTATTGGGCGGATTGTTTTACACCTTTGTATCAATCTTATTTTATTTTATTAAACCCAACAGATATATTAATTTGGAAGTAGCTGAATGTATTGAAATTACTGGTGACTACCTTGACTTACGTGCACAATTATGGCAAAAAGATACTGACAGAGAAAAAATTAACAGGCAAATGCTGGAAAAGCAAGTTAGGATTAACGAATTACACGAGCATATTCGCGAATATTTGGTTTACAATAAAGCACGTACTTTAAATTCTAACAACAACCGTAAACTGTTGGTTGCCTTATCGTCTTTGGTAGAAATTTTAGAACTTGCTATGGCAAATACATTCAATCATCAGGAATTTATCGATTTTTTTAAAAACGATGAATCTGTTTTGGGCGAATACAGAACGCTGGCGAAAAACTTTTCAATTACTTTAAAACAATTGTCTTTTAGTATTAAGACCAATAGAAAGTATCATTCAAAAATGAGTTTAGTAAATGATTTTAAGAGACTTAAACTAAGAATGAATGAATTTATAGAAAACCAAAACATTTCTGTGTATGATGAAAATGCTGTAAATGTAAGCAATTTGCTTTTTTATGCCGATAAACAGGTAGAAAAAATTAAAGGCTTGGAACGCGTTTATAAAGAACGGGTAAATGCCGATGAATTACGAGGAAAATACCGCGATTTAGAAAAATTTTTTACTCCGGAACATTATCGTTTAAAAACCCTTACAGCACATTTAAATTTTAAATCGGCGACGTTTCGTTATTCGCTGCGTTTAACGTTGACAATGCTTATAGGGCTAATTGTAGGTAAAATATTCGATTTTCAGAACGCATACTGGATTTTACTTACAATTGTAGTTATTATGCGTCCCGGATACGGTTTAACCAAACAGCGATCTACCCACCGAATTATAGGAACCGTTATTGGCGGTATTTTAGGAATCACGGCTTTAATTTTAATAGACAGCAACGTTGTTTTAAGTATTTTAGCCATTATTGCAATGCTGTTGGGCTATTGGTTTTCAGGAATCGATTACAAAGTAGGTGTTACTTTTGTAACCTTATATGTAATATTAATTTATGGTTTGCTTACCAATAATGCCGAATCGCATCTTGTTTTCCGTATTTTAGACACTAGTATTGGTGCCCTTTTAGCCTTTTTTGCCACAAGATTTGTTTGGCCTACCTGGGAACTTTATTCTGTAAATACTTATCTGGAAAAATCGTTGCGGGTTATAAAACTGTATATAATTGAAGTAAAATATTATTACATTAAAAAAGGCGAACCCACCACATCATACAAACTTGCCCGTAAAAATGCTTTTATTGAAGTAGGAAATCTGATGGCAAGTTTTCAACGGATGATTCAGGAACCTAGAACCAAACAAATTAACCGTGCCGAGCTCTATGAATTAACCGTTTTAAACCAAACATTGGTTTCATCGGCAGCAAGTATTGGCACCTACATTCAGTTTCATAAAACCACCGAGGCTTCAAATGCTTTTAAACTGGTGATGGATTACATTAACAACAACTTAAGTCAGGCATTGCACAACCTTGATTTTGAAGCGGAAATTACTGATGATACCGAAGAAGATTTTAAAATAAGTATGGGGCAGTTAAAAGCAATCCGCCGACAGGAAGTTGAAAAAATGGATATTGACGATCAGTCAAAAATTCAAAAATTAGAAGAATCACAATTAATTATTGACCAACTAATCTGGATGAGCAACCTTTCGGAAAAAATTGCAAAACTTACGTTGAAGATGAAGTAA
- the def gene encoding peptide deformylase, translated as MILPIVGYGDPVLRKECEEITKDYPQLKELVQNMYDTMDNAYGVGLAAPQIGLPVRLFVVNTKPFGEDEDLSKEERNFLATFSCTFINAKILKEEGEEWAFNEGCLSIPGVREDVYRKPNITIEYYDEDFKKHTKEFSGYAARVIQHEYDHIEGVLFTDKISTLKKKLNSKRLQNIIEGKVFPDYKMKFINKKGR; from the coding sequence ATGATTTTACCCATTGTAGGTTACGGCGACCCGGTTTTACGTAAAGAATGCGAAGAAATAACAAAAGATTATCCGCAGTTAAAAGAACTTGTACAAAATATGTATGATACAATGGACAACGCTTACGGTGTGGGTTTGGCAGCACCCCAGATTGGACTTCCTGTTCGCCTGTTTGTTGTAAATACCAAACCTTTTGGCGAAGATGAAGATTTATCAAAAGAAGAACGCAATTTTTTAGCAACCTTTAGCTGTACGTTTATCAATGCTAAAATTTTAAAAGAAGAAGGCGAAGAATGGGCTTTTAACGAAGGCTGTTTAAGTATTCCCGGTGTTCGTGAAGACGTGTACCGCAAACCAAATATTACCATTGAATATTACGATGAAGATTTTAAAAAGCATACCAAAGAATTTTCAGGATATGCTGCACGCGTTATTCAGCACGAATACGATCATATTGAAGGTGTTTTGTTTACCGACAAAATTTCTACCTTGAAAAAGAAATTAAATTCTAAACGATTGCAGAATATTATCGAAGGAAAAGTTTTCCCCGATTATAAAATGAAATTTATCAACAAAAAAGGCAGATAA